One Novosphingobium sp. 9U genomic window, GGCCGATCTTTCTCGCCGACCTTCCGATTGCCCTTTAGTGCGCAGCGGGTCTTGAGCCGAACGGTAGGCGCGGCTAGAGCCGAAGCGACTTCAATTTAGCAAGCACAGGAATATCTCTCCCATGGCATCAGGCAACGACATGAAGGCCGCCACGCAGACTTACGGCGGCTTCCTGACGCTGGTGAAGATCGGAACCATCGCTTCGGTGATCGTCGCAGCCTTCGTCGTTCTGCTGATCGCGTCCTGACCGCCGTGGCCTCGGGCCGGCGGATCGCGGTTCTCCAGGAGCGCGCGCCCGGGGAAACCCGGGTCGCCG contains:
- a CDS encoding aa3-type cytochrome c oxidase subunit IV is translated as MASGNDMKAATQTYGGFLTLVKIGTIASVIVAAFVVLLIAS